In the Leptospira sp. WS4.C2 genome, one interval contains:
- a CDS encoding TSUP family transporter, whose translation MSIGILFLLLGVGAGILGGLVGIGGGILLVPALVYFFDFNQKLAQGTTLAAMVPPIGIVAAYIYYTRGETNIFAAAFISAGFILGSVFGASAAAKIDTTTLSRFFGVFTVIVGLKMIFFPK comes from the coding sequence ATGAGTATCGGAATTTTATTTTTACTGTTAGGTGTTGGTGCAGGAATACTCGGAGGACTTGTAGGGATAGGTGGAGGGATTTTACTTGTCCCTGCCCTTGTTTACTTTTTTGATTTCAATCAAAAATTAGCCCAAGGAACAACCCTTGCTGCAATGGTTCCTCCTATAGGCATTGTTGCTGCTTACATCTATTATACGAGAGGTGAGACAAATATATTTGCTGCCGCCTTTATCAGTGCTGGTTTTATTTTAGGGAGTGTTTTCGGAGCAAGCGCCGCTGCCAAAATTGACACTACAACCTTGTCTCGTTTTTTTGGAGTATTTACGGTAATTGTAGGACTGAAAATGATTTTTTTCCCGAAGTAG
- the msrA gene encoding peptide-methionine (S)-S-oxide reductase MsrA — protein sequence MVSIKKYPAAFRFYLVTFILISSFFLFQCNILSDKDSGVKKIPLQPIEGQKIAAFAEGCFWCSEHIFESVPGVINVVSGYAGGHTKNPSYDLVNTETTGHAETVIIYYDPAKIDYAELCRIFFLSHDPTTLNKQGPDEGSSYRSILFYSSDAERKIAKEVQNEIQKKQIWKNPIVTEYQELKEFYQAEAYHQNFIENHPNQSYVRGVSIPRYQEFQSRYERYKKEPK from the coding sequence ATGGTATCCATAAAAAAATATCCGGCAGCATTTCGTTTTTATCTAGTCACCTTCATCCTGATATCATCGTTTTTCCTTTTCCAATGTAACATTTTATCAGATAAAGATAGTGGAGTAAAAAAAATCCCGCTACAACCAATCGAAGGGCAAAAAATAGCAGCCTTTGCCGAAGGTTGTTTTTGGTGTTCCGAACATATATTTGAATCGGTTCCAGGTGTGATCAATGTAGTTTCAGGATATGCAGGTGGACATACAAAAAATCCAAGTTATGATTTAGTAAACACAGAGACAACAGGACATGCAGAAACTGTAATTATTTACTATGATCCAGCTAAGATCGATTATGCGGAATTATGTAGGATTTTTTTTCTTTCGCATGATCCAACTACATTAAACAAACAAGGCCCTGACGAAGGTTCTTCCTATAGGTCTATCCTATTTTATTCTTCAGATGCAGAACGGAAGATTGCTAAAGAAGTTCAAAACGAAATCCAAAAAAAACAAATATGGAAAAATCCTATTGTTACGGAATACCAAGAGTTAAAAGAATTTTATCAAGCTGAGGCATATCACCAAAACTTTATTGAAAACCATCCAAACCAGTCCTATGTTCGCGGGGTTTCTATTCCCAGGTATCAAGAATTCCAATCCCGATACGAACGTTATAAAAAAGAGCCTAAGTAG
- a CDS encoding NHL repeat-containing protein, whose amino-acid sequence MSNPCDLNSKSFLNNLFLKISVGDMSPYCKVDTSFSLSGTILGLSTSGMVLKTNTGTEVSIPAGSTNFSIPISLGLGARYTLSIVSQPSTIVCLVYSGWEGVISVENTGIQIICHTTTAKRVYGQNGSFTSNNFGLTANSLYTPYQALVDSNGLLISDFGNNRVLYYSGTDITASSVYGQVDLSSAMIGTSTTQINRPRGLTKDRQGLFITDANNNRALYFEGNNSFASRVYGQPDFISSAPNQGGSTASNTLATPYGMTRDASGLYIVDQGNNRVLYYMDGSIFPSRVYGQVDFLSSNTGTTATSLVSPEGVSVSSEGVYIADTGNNRVLFYPGTSTLATRVYGQPDFFSNLANNGSIGAGTLNSPKAVLAFGGDVWIVDSFNNRVLLFSGLNTTASKVFGQSGSFISSTSNATATTFFQPQGISIGQDGIYIVDTDNNRVLVF is encoded by the coding sequence ATGTCAAATCCTTGCGATTTGAATTCCAAGTCCTTTTTAAATAATCTATTTTTAAAAATCTCTGTTGGTGACATGTCGCCTTATTGCAAAGTAGATACATCTTTCTCATTGAGTGGAACCATTCTGGGACTCAGCACCTCGGGAATGGTTCTTAAGACAAATACGGGAACGGAAGTTTCTATTCCGGCTGGTTCCACCAATTTTTCCATTCCTATTTCTCTTGGGCTTGGTGCTCGGTATACTCTTTCGATTGTTTCCCAACCAAGTACAATTGTTTGTTTAGTCTACTCTGGTTGGGAAGGAGTAATTTCTGTAGAGAACACAGGAATCCAAATTATCTGCCACACAACTACCGCTAAGCGAGTTTACGGTCAAAATGGATCGTTTACTTCAAATAACTTTGGGTTAACCGCAAATTCTCTTTATACTCCATATCAAGCGTTAGTTGATAGTAATGGGCTTTTAATCTCGGATTTTGGGAACAACCGCGTTTTGTATTATTCTGGAACTGATATCACAGCATCTTCTGTCTATGGACAAGTAGATTTATCCTCTGCAATGATTGGAACATCCACTACACAAATCAATCGACCTCGTGGACTAACAAAAGATAGGCAGGGATTGTTTATCACTGATGCAAACAACAATCGAGCTTTGTATTTTGAGGGAAATAATAGTTTTGCCTCGCGAGTGTATGGGCAACCGGATTTTATTTCGTCTGCACCCAACCAAGGAGGGTCTACCGCCTCGAATACTTTAGCGACGCCATATGGGATGACGAGAGATGCCAGTGGTTTATACATTGTAGACCAAGGAAACAATCGTGTTTTGTATTATATGGATGGAAGTATTTTCCCTTCCCGAGTGTATGGACAGGTTGATTTTTTATCTAGTAACACAGGAACCACAGCGACATCCCTAGTTTCTCCAGAAGGAGTTTCGGTCAGTTCCGAAGGTGTTTACATAGCTGACACAGGAAACAATCGTGTTTTGTTTTATCCAGGAACAAGCACCCTTGCAACGAGAGTGTATGGGCAACCGGATTTTTTTTCTAACTTAGCGAATAATGGATCGATCGGAGCGGGAACCTTAAATTCTCCCAAGGCTGTCCTTGCCTTTGGGGGAGATGTTTGGATTGTAGATAGTTTCAACAATCGAGTTCTTTTGTTTTCAGGATTGAATACTACGGCTTCGAAAGTCTTTGGCCAAAGCGGAAGTTTTATTAGTTCTACTTCCAATGCTACTGCCACGACTTTTTTTCAACCGCAGGGAATTTCTATCGGTCAAGATGGTATTTATATTGTAGATACTGATAACAATCGTGTGCTAGTGTTTTGA
- a CDS encoding DUF1330 domain-containing protein — protein MSNQFEKTAFAYETVVGLKVSDDELYTQYRKAMTPLLLKYEGGFRYDFKIQETLITEDPKPINRLFLIFFKNKELKDLFFKDPEYLKIRETFFIPSVEATTILAEYERFQ, from the coding sequence ATGTCCAATCAATTTGAAAAAACAGCATTCGCCTATGAAACCGTAGTAGGTTTAAAAGTTTCAGATGATGAACTCTACACTCAGTATAGAAAAGCAATGACACCCCTATTGTTAAAGTATGAAGGAGGTTTTCGTTATGACTTTAAAATTCAAGAAACGTTAATCACGGAAGATCCCAAGCCGATCAATCGATTGTTTTTGATTTTCTTTAAAAACAAAGAACTCAAGGATCTTTTTTTTAAAGACCCTGAATATTTAAAAATTAGAGAAACGTTTTTTATTCCATCGGTTGAAGCAACAACAATCCTCGCAGAGTATGAAAGATTTCAATAA
- a CDS encoding diguanylate cyclase, with product MLKPNQTGRPGQRIEDTIMAILEEDPNHEETLLQKIKETQIHNLEDSQIYSAIIKVLTSVDLAENESESVWKEIVENKTKLSHCMNRPVGFRVALLDYFTNINPKIKNPKIIEIKLFAETEKLILVDELTRLYNRRHFETALVREFKQSTRYNQNLSLLIIDIDDFKKINDTYGHTTGDEILTKVSKKITSCLRMEDTACRIGGEEFAVIFPQTNEEQAVIASEKLLEACRSIQLSGKSVTLSGGIVSYPEKVKNCEEMYDLADRALYTAKYSGKNQIVVYTNEKRSSLRFDANLELLFIMPDKTLKTISKNISVTGIAFDTEDDITLNESFDVKLRESDSNQEINAKIKVVRKEEVGIHKYLMGAEFLELSAEDQTKLSDLYTLHRYKSKVPTSVV from the coding sequence ATGTTAAAACCCAACCAAACCGGCCGTCCCGGACAAAGAATCGAAGATACCATTATGGCGATTTTGGAGGAGGATCCAAATCATGAAGAAACCTTACTCCAAAAAATTAAGGAAACTCAAATCCATAACCTGGAAGATTCTCAGATTTATTCTGCTATCATAAAAGTTCTCACATCGGTTGATCTTGCCGAAAATGAATCCGAGTCCGTATGGAAAGAAATTGTAGAAAACAAAACTAAACTTTCCCATTGTATGAATCGTCCTGTTGGGTTTCGTGTTGCACTGTTAGATTATTTTACCAACATCAATCCAAAAATCAAAAACCCAAAAATCATCGAAATAAAACTCTTTGCAGAGACCGAAAAACTGATATTAGTTGATGAGTTAACAAGATTATACAATCGTCGTCATTTTGAGACAGCTCTTGTTCGTGAATTCAAACAATCCACAAGATACAACCAGAATCTATCCCTTCTAATTATCGACATTGATGATTTTAAAAAAATCAATGATACTTATGGTCACACAACCGGTGACGAAATTCTTACAAAAGTTTCCAAAAAAATTACATCCTGTTTACGTATGGAAGATACAGCTTGTCGAATTGGTGGAGAAGAATTCGCAGTTATTTTTCCGCAAACAAACGAAGAACAAGCAGTCATTGCTTCAGAAAAACTATTGGAAGCTTGCCGGTCCATCCAACTAAGTGGGAAATCTGTTACATTGAGTGGCGGGATAGTTTCTTATCCAGAAAAAGTAAAAAATTGTGAAGAAATGTATGATCTTGCAGACCGTGCATTATATACGGCAAAGTATTCTGGAAAAAACCAAATTGTTGTTTATACCAACGAAAAACGAAGTAGTTTGCGTTTCGATGCGAACTTAGAACTTCTTTTTATTATGCCTGACAAAACTCTCAAAACCATTTCGAAAAATATCTCAGTCACAGGGATTGCATTCGATACTGAAGACGATATCACTTTAAACGAATCATTCGATGTGAAACTTCGTGAATCTGATTCAAATCAAGAAATCAATGCCAAAATCAAAGTGGTTAGAAAAGAGGAAGTGGGAATTCATAAATATCTCATGGGAGCTGAGTTTTTAGAACTTTCAGCTGAAGACCAAACAAAACTATCTGACCTTTACACACTACACCGATACAAATCGAAAGTTCCTACCAGTGTAGTTTAA
- a CDS encoding TetR/AcrR family transcriptional regulator, translated as MAVKKKVIQKTAGRPRSEDLEPLVLKVTYEMLAKKGYHGFSIDNIVLETGVAKTTIYRRWPNKAHLAMSTVTHMISPYLEFPKEVPFEKALLDQMEALSIVFSGKFGRVISSLIGAGQQDVELSEAILENYLLPRRQAAKNFFKHAIESKQIRSLSDMEIDVCMDILYGTLYFRLLLKHEKPQFQDLRPWLERFLHTLKK; from the coding sequence ATGGCTGTAAAAAAGAAAGTGATACAAAAAACGGCAGGCCGCCCCAGGTCCGAAGATTTGGAGCCTTTGGTCCTAAAGGTTACGTATGAGATGTTGGCAAAGAAGGGTTACCATGGTTTTTCCATTGATAACATAGTTTTGGAAACTGGGGTTGCGAAGACCACAATCTATAGGCGTTGGCCAAATAAAGCCCACCTCGCTATGAGCACTGTCACTCACATGATCTCACCCTATCTGGAATTTCCCAAAGAAGTTCCTTTTGAAAAAGCCCTCCTTGATCAGATGGAAGCACTTTCTATTGTTTTCTCAGGTAAATTTGGACGTGTCATTTCTAGTCTGATTGGAGCAGGCCAACAAGATGTAGAACTATCAGAAGCTATTTTAGAAAACTATTTGTTGCCGAGAAGACAGGCCGCAAAAAATTTCTTCAAACACGCCATCGAATCGAAACAAATCCGATCACTCTCTGATATGGAGATTGATGTTTGTATGGATATTCTCTACGGCACCCTATACTTTCGGTTGTTACTTAAACATGAAAAACCCCAGTTCCAAGATCTAAGGCCCTGGTTAGAAAGGTTTTTACATACTTTAAAGAAATAA
- a CDS encoding MBL fold metallo-hydrolase: MISNPNDNIEIRPMYDLESGTWTYLLLDKESKQSVLIDPVLERFDRDLRQIQELGYTLSVTIETHMHADHITSASKMRDQTQCQSYASEYSGALCASKFLNGGDLFSVGNLKFQVIHTPGHTPCSISLLLNGKYLFSGDALLIRGCGRTDFQGGNAEDLYKSITEKLFSLPDDTIVLPGHDYKGFLSTTIGEEKQWNPRIAGKSLMEFKEIMDNLNLPEPKKIHEAVPANRACGQES; this comes from the coding sequence ATGATTTCAAATCCAAACGACAATATAGAAATCCGACCAATGTATGATTTAGAATCTGGGACCTGGACCTATCTCTTACTGGACAAAGAATCGAAACAATCTGTTCTCATTGATCCTGTATTAGAACGGTTTGATAGAGACCTAAGACAAATTCAGGAACTTGGTTACACTCTCTCTGTAACTATAGAAACCCATATGCATGCGGACCATATTACTTCTGCAAGTAAAATGAGAGATCAAACTCAGTGTCAGTCTTATGCTTCAGAATATTCCGGTGCTCTTTGCGCCTCTAAATTCCTAAACGGAGGAGATTTATTTTCCGTTGGCAATTTGAAATTTCAAGTAATCCATACTCCTGGCCATACCCCTTGTTCCATTTCTCTTCTTTTAAATGGGAAATATCTTTTTTCAGGCGATGCACTTTTGATTCGCGGATGTGGTCGAACTGATTTCCAAGGAGGAAACGCAGAAGATCTATACAAATCAATTACAGAAAAATTATTTTCCCTACCCGATGATACCATTGTCCTACCTGGACATGATTACAAAGGATTTCTTTCAACAACAATCGGAGAAGAAAAACAATGGAATCCTCGCATTGCTGGAAAGTCTCTAATGGAATTTAAAGAAATTATGGACAATTTAAATCTGCCCGAGCCAAAAAAAATTCATGAAGCAGTGCCTGCCAATCGGGCCTGTGGGCAGGAATCATGA
- a CDS encoding rhodanese-like domain-containing protein → MKSFLILGVVIGLLFIFVKHIQSKGDRDMVKQWIQNGAIVVDVRTKSEYSEGHYSGAINIPVDVLPANLNQLKDKQKKIIVYCRSGARSERAKQILETSGYSSVINAGGLGDMP, encoded by the coding sequence ATGAAATCTTTCCTGATTCTGGGAGTCGTTATTGGACTTCTTTTTATTTTTGTTAAACACATTCAATCGAAAGGAGATCGAGATATGGTGAAACAATGGATCCAAAATGGAGCAATCGTTGTTGATGTTCGCACAAAATCGGAGTATTCCGAAGGCCATTATTCTGGGGCAATCAATATCCCTGTGGATGTACTTCCTGCCAATTTAAACCAATTAAAGGACAAACAAAAAAAGATTATCGTGTATTGTCGGTCAGGGGCTCGGAGTGAACGTGCCAAACAAATCCTAGAAACAAGTGGTTATTCATCTGTAATTAATGCAGGTGGACTCGGTGATATGCCTTAG
- a CDS encoding response regulator produces MKRTLIANQKSILLVEDQVVLAKMQIRILNSAGFIVYHVSTGEAAISFLAQKTKPIDIILMDIDLGSGMDGTAAAKEILLLHSIPLVFLSSHTEAEIIDRTESITSYGYILKTSGEIVLIASIKMALRLFESNQKQSEAQELFEKAFLVSPIAMSLHDTSNQFQFVNVNPAFEKLVGYENREVIGKTSLDLNMYVNDADSAEIRKKFLTDGKLIGFKHRFRIRNGEIKEGNISMEMVEINGKPHALTFQNFLF; encoded by the coding sequence ATGAAGCGTACCTTGATTGCTAATCAAAAATCAATTTTATTGGTCGAAGACCAGGTCGTATTGGCAAAGATGCAGATAAGAATTTTAAATTCTGCGGGTTTTATCGTTTACCATGTTTCTACCGGTGAGGCCGCCATTTCCTTTCTTGCTCAAAAAACAAAACCAATCGATATCATCCTTATGGATATTGACTTGGGTTCTGGAATGGATGGAACTGCAGCAGCCAAAGAAATTCTTTTGTTACATTCTATTCCTCTGGTTTTTTTATCTTCACATACTGAAGCTGAGATTATAGATAGAACTGAATCCATCACATCCTATGGTTATATTTTAAAAACTTCTGGTGAAATTGTTTTAATTGCATCGATAAAAATGGCGTTACGACTGTTTGAAAGTAATCAAAAACAATCAGAGGCTCAGGAACTTTTCGAAAAAGCATTTTTAGTAAGCCCCATCGCCATGTCGTTACATGATACAAGTAACCAATTCCAATTTGTAAATGTGAATCCAGCATTTGAAAAATTGGTTGGATATGAAAATAGGGAAGTGATTGGAAAAACCAGTTTAGATTTAAATATGTATGTGAACGATGCCGACAGTGCAGAGATTAGAAAAAAATTCTTAACCGATGGAAAACTAATAGGGTTTAAACATCGCTTTAGAATTAGAAATGGGGAAATTAAAGAAGGAAATATCAGTATGGAAATGGTAGAAATCAACGGAAAACCACATGCCCTGACTTTCCAAAACTTTCTTTTTTAG
- a CDS encoding GyrI-like domain-containing protein, producing the protein MPKPTNLYPVWNKMEKQLEETIGLNQIAFFTGYSDWHFHRLFKSIQGENVKEYIRRLRLEKAAYELKITNFPILEIAIEAGFLSHEAFSKAFKRVIGYTPSEFRKQFQKKKIYSKNNHQTFPDGISKYGFQIKTITSFTIAYVRHIGNYEELPGPLPGSQEVLSIQSLIQKWNSLNSNHKWIGISQDDPEISPKGKIRFDLGITVGPLGKPIPEGFGIQSIPGGKYLQIRYQGSYHNLPKIYRWILSDYVRATSYKLKNQPPWECYLNPLEKQDDKRITDIYFPIR; encoded by the coding sequence TTGCCAAAACCAACCAATCTCTATCCTGTTTGGAACAAAATGGAAAAACAATTAGAGGAAACCATTGGTCTAAATCAAATTGCTTTTTTTACCGGTTACAGTGACTGGCACTTCCATCGTCTCTTTAAATCCATTCAAGGAGAGAACGTAAAGGAATACATTCGCAGATTGCGTTTAGAAAAAGCAGCGTATGAATTAAAAATCACAAACTTTCCTATTTTAGAAATTGCCATAGAGGCTGGATTTTTATCCCATGAAGCTTTTTCAAAAGCTTTCAAACGTGTGATTGGTTACACACCTTCAGAGTTTCGTAAACAATTCCAAAAGAAAAAAATTTATTCTAAAAACAACCACCAAACATTCCCAGACGGTATTTCTAAATATGGATTCCAAATCAAAACCATAACTTCCTTTACGATTGCCTATGTCCGCCATATTGGAAATTACGAAGAACTTCCGGGTCCACTTCCAGGAAGTCAGGAAGTTTTATCCATTCAATCGTTAATACAAAAATGGAACTCTTTAAACTCTAACCACAAATGGATCGGGATTAGTCAAGATGATCCAGAAATTTCACCCAAGGGTAAAATACGATTTGATTTAGGAATTACTGTTGGGCCTTTAGGGAAACCAATCCCGGAAGGATTTGGAATCCAATCCATTCCCGGAGGAAAGTATTTACAGATTCGTTACCAAGGAAGTTACCACAACCTTCCGAAAATATATCGTTGGATTTTGAGTGATTATGTTCGTGCCACTTCATACAAATTAAAAAACCAACCACCTTGGGAGTGTTATTTGAACCCTTTAGAAAAACAAGACGATAAACGCATTACGGATATTTACTTTCCTATTCGTTAA
- a CDS encoding nuclear transport factor 2 family protein, producing MKPVLVLVTLLFGSVGLFAKAAAPSGEKVVETFFSEFGKGNAAGVLNCFHPQTTITAVRNENRSENQLYGTYTGISGAEEFLKNMGTQLDTKKFQVDQIVGKKDWVFASGSFLHILKQTGKPFESEWALKVQIKDGKILSYHFYEDSASFAAASKK from the coding sequence ATGAAACCAGTGTTGGTATTAGTTACATTGTTGTTTGGAAGTGTTGGATTGTTCGCAAAAGCGGCAGCTCCTTCAGGAGAAAAGGTTGTGGAAACTTTTTTCAGCGAATTTGGAAAAGGAAATGCCGCCGGTGTTTTGAATTGTTTTCATCCGCAAACAACGATTACGGCTGTTCGAAATGAAAACCGTTCCGAAAACCAGTTGTATGGAACTTACACAGGAATTTCCGGGGCAGAGGAATTTTTAAAGAACATGGGAACACAATTGGATACCAAAAAATTCCAAGTCGACCAAATCGTAGGAAAAAAAGATTGGGTGTTTGCGAGCGGAAGTTTTTTGCATATTTTGAAACAAACTGGCAAACCCTTTGAAAGTGAATGGGCGCTCAAGGTGCAAATCAAAGATGGTAAAATTCTTTCTTACCATTTTTATGAAGACAGCGCCTCTTTTGCAGCGGCCTCTAAAAAGTAA
- a CDS encoding SGNH/GDSL hydrolase family protein, with protein MKLISKLWILCFILFESCVIFQATKVPANNLKSALETKSAQKPKIVFLGDSITHGRVSYDYVGSIARHPNLSDYLVINEGINSRLTVQILEQLDNLKELNPDFVFLLIGTNDLKATLSSDEYNRYAALWKLKEPVTEESFVNNLTKIIQTIKKDTKAKLIVFSPPVLGEDPNSIPFQRSKRFAELTKEVVTKEGAVYKPLHEVLSKGLETSKIKTRKPYIQSTWGMYWTILKYYSTTTSWDDLGESNGYYYLTDAIHLNERGGKILEAMALEEILTGEK; from the coding sequence ATGAAACTAATTTCTAAACTTTGGATCCTCTGTTTTATCCTCTTTGAATCTTGCGTTATTTTCCAAGCGACGAAAGTTCCCGCAAATAATCTTAAGTCTGCTTTAGAAACCAAATCTGCACAAAAACCTAAGATTGTATTTCTCGGAGATAGCATCACCCACGGCCGAGTGAGTTATGATTATGTAGGTTCTATTGCAAGACATCCTAATCTCTCGGATTACCTGGTCATCAACGAAGGAATTAACAGTCGCCTAACAGTTCAAATTTTAGAACAACTGGACAACCTAAAAGAACTGAATCCAGATTTTGTATTTCTTCTGATTGGAACCAATGATTTAAAAGCGACCCTTTCTTCCGATGAATACAACCGTTATGCGGCTCTTTGGAAATTAAAAGAGCCTGTCACAGAAGAAAGTTTTGTGAACAACCTAACAAAAATCATCCAAACCATTAAAAAAGATACAAAAGCAAAACTGATTGTTTTTTCTCCTCCTGTTTTAGGAGAAGATCCAAATTCCATCCCTTTTCAAAGATCCAAACGGTTTGCAGAACTCACAAAGGAAGTGGTTACCAAAGAGGGGGCCGTCTACAAACCATTACACGAAGTACTATCCAAAGGATTAGAAACATCCAAAATCAAAACCCGTAAACCCTATATCCAAAGCACTTGGGGAATGTATTGGACCATTTTAAAATACTATTCTACAACAACCAGTTGGGATGATCTTGGAGAATCCAACGGATACTATTATCTAACAGATGCGATCCATCTAAATGAACGAGGGGGAAAGATTTTAGAAGCTATGGCTTTGGAGGAGATTCTAACTGGAGAAAAATAG
- a CDS encoding methyl-accepting chemotaxis protein, with protein MSAETNEISRFERTLFRKGVSLIVYTKYGLSAVFLLGVASNFATKSFIPNFIGSLIFLLNGLIPGLYLRKGKEISRVWAFTIIFIDLLILVSFFYLDIYNNYTKGDASNTVNAGIFYIIFVFIAIYSSFLFESKLVMIVGVISTCLYIGGIYLSAKLGSALVAKPYPEMLRANHVIVATEVQKVIFYFGVIFSLRYVVALMREMQLDLKTKLKETLENQNFITEKSNQMERSAKTLASSVETLQSMSDELHNQSQNQAASVEEISASVEELSSSAISSANLVEDQVTRVKIVDQNFLSLQNISESVKTKTTQIAKDVSLSADFSKKVKTSSEELNSIYSELNQAFSKVEEINQMMSEIADQTNLLALNASIEAARAGEHGRGFAVVAQEVAKLAERSQSNAGTIAKIVKDAGIKINEGTRYSKEVKSQVESQNQELLRIENEILSLEGHVTEQEKLNTKLRVTFSELHVLSEQIGVIAQEQMSGSKEINHAVTVIDETTQKLADSVQLLYEEINAIHTQSKQLTAT; from the coding sequence ATGTCCGCAGAAACAAACGAAATCAGTCGATTTGAAAGAACTCTCTTTCGCAAAGGAGTTTCATTGATTGTGTACACAAAGTACGGATTAAGTGCTGTGTTTCTCTTAGGGGTAGCTTCTAACTTCGCAACAAAAAGTTTTATACCTAATTTTATAGGTTCCCTAATCTTTTTACTCAACGGCCTCATCCCAGGGTTATATTTAAGAAAAGGAAAAGAAATCTCTCGAGTTTGGGCCTTTACCATTATCTTCATAGACTTGTTAATTTTAGTTAGTTTTTTCTATTTGGACATTTATAATAATTATACAAAAGGAGATGCAAGTAACACTGTTAACGCAGGAATTTTTTATATCATTTTCGTTTTCATTGCTATTTATTCCAGCTTTCTCTTCGAATCGAAACTAGTGATGATAGTGGGAGTCATTTCCACTTGTCTCTACATAGGTGGGATTTATTTATCCGCAAAACTTGGCTCAGCACTAGTCGCGAAACCTTATCCTGAAATGTTACGGGCAAACCACGTCATAGTTGCCACAGAAGTCCAGAAGGTCATTTTTTACTTCGGTGTTATTTTTAGTTTACGTTATGTCGTAGCTCTCATGCGAGAGATGCAATTGGACTTAAAAACAAAATTAAAAGAAACGTTGGAGAATCAAAACTTTATTACTGAAAAATCCAATCAAATGGAGAGGTCAGCAAAAACACTCGCTAGTTCTGTGGAAACCTTACAATCCATGTCCGATGAACTCCACAACCAATCACAAAACCAAGCGGCCTCTGTCGAAGAAATCTCAGCTTCCGTCGAAGAACTTTCTTCTTCGGCAATCAGTTCTGCCAATTTGGTCGAAGACCAGGTAACCAGGGTCAAAATTGTTGATCAAAATTTTTTATCTCTCCAAAACATAAGTGAAAGTGTAAAAACGAAGACTACTCAAATTGCAAAAGACGTAAGTCTCTCTGCAGATTTTAGTAAAAAAGTAAAAACATCTTCTGAAGAACTGAATAGTATTTATTCAGAGCTCAACCAAGCCTTCTCCAAAGTAGAAGAAATTAACCAAATGATGTCAGAAATTGCCGACCAAACCAACTTACTAGCGTTAAATGCTTCTATTGAAGCGGCCCGAGCGGGCGAACATGGACGGGGATTTGCAGTTGTTGCTCAAGAGGTTGCAAAACTCGCGGAACGTTCCCAATCCAATGCAGGTACAATTGCAAAAATTGTGAAAGATGCGGGAATCAAAATCAATGAAGGCACTAGATACTCCAAAGAAGTAAAATCCCAAGTGGAAAGCCAAAACCAAGAATTACTCCGCATTGAAAACGAAATATTGAGTTTGGAAGGCCATGTCACCGAACAAGAAAAATTGAATACCAAACTCAGAGTCACCTTCTCCGAACTTCATGTTTTGTCAGAACAAATTGGAGTCATTGCACAAGAACAAATGTCAGGCAGTAAAGAAATCAACCATGCAGTGACAGTGATCGATGAAACCACTCAAAAACTCGCAGACTCTGTTCAACTTCTTTATGAAGAAATCAATGCCATCCACACGCAGTCCAAACAACTAACGGCAACCTAA